CTGACTTTAAGATAAGTACTCTATAGACAACTTCGAGACTAGGAGTTAGATAGGTTGGGAGTGTAAGTGAAGTAATTCATTAAGCGGACCAATACTAATAAGTCGGAATCTTAATCAAGAGAAATTACTATGTAGTATTGAGTGTTTAAAAACTCAAAATATAAGTTGGCAAGAAAAGCTACGAGGGTACACCTAGTAACATACCGAACCTAGCAGTTAAGCTCGTAAACGCTGAAAGTACTTGGGGGGCAGCCCTCTGGGAGGATAGGAACTTGCCAACACTACCAAATGCTTCTTTAGCTCAGTTGGTAGAGCCCACGACTGTTAATCGTGTTGTCGCTGGTTCGAGTCCAGCAAGAAGCGCCATTTAAAGAATAACAACCTAGAAATAGGTTGTTTTTTTATTTTACAGGAACATATAATTTAATTATTTTTAATGAAGAATAATTAGAAACAAAAATGATACTTTTAAATAAAATAAAGATAATAAAGATATAAGAAATAAAGCTATAAGTTAGTTATTTTAAGATTAAAAATAATATTTTAGAATTTAGAAGAAATAATTAAATTTTATATAAGAAAATAATATCTTTTTATATAAAATATTATTGAGAAAAGATAAATAAAATATATAGATTATATTAGAATTTGAAGGGAAAGAAGTTAAAATAAATTTATTAAAATATTTTGCAGTTTTTAAAGTTAAATTAAAAATAACTTTATATGAAAATTATAAGGAAATGATATTTATTATAAAAATATAAATATAACTAAAATTAAAGAAATAATAAAAATAAAATAAATTTAGAATATATTAGAAATATTTGAAAGACAATAAAGAAATATAAATTTATAGTATAAAAAATCTAATTAATAAAATTAAAAAATAATAAAAAAGAATTTTAATAAAAATAATTAGAAATATTAAAAAAGAATAGGTATATGTAAAGTATAAGAAAGATAATAAGAAAAGAAAAAATATGATTATTAAATTAAGAAATTTATGAAAATAGTTAGAAATATTTTAATAATAAATTTGAAGAAAAAATTATAATAAATAATTCTTATAAAAAATATTTATTATTAATAAAAAAGGATTACTAGAGGAAAAAAATTAGAAAATATTGAAAATTATGATGAAATAAAATCTAAAGATAATAATTAATAATAAAAAATGAAAAAATTTAAGAAATAGATAATTTTTGAAAATATGATACTTAATAAATATTTGAAAAAAGTTAGGATATAAAAGAATAAAAACCAATAAATTAGATGTAATGGCTAGATATCAAATTAAGTATAAAAATTTATTTTTGCTAAAATATATTAATAAAAAAGTGAAAAGAATGTATGAAAGAAAAATTTAGAACTAGATAAAAAAAGTTAATAAGAAGAAAATTATAGAAAAAATAAGAAATTAAAATATAGAAATTGTAAAATAAATATCCAATTGAATTTATGATAGAAAAGTTGTATAAAATATAAAAAGAAAATAGAAAAAGAGTAAAAATATAATATCTTTAAAATTGAAGATTATAAAAAATTATGATAAAATACTGTATATGTTTGATGAAATTGTGAAAAACAAAGTTCTGTAGATGTATTAAGAGATGTAAAATCAATAGAGGGTGTTATTTAAAATAATGAGGATTAATCAAAATAAATTAAGAAATAGGGTTTGTGGATTGATGTTTCTATAAAAACCGATTAAAAGAAATAATAAATTGTTGACAAAAAGGTTTTAAATAATGTCTTATATAACAGCAATAAAAATAGATAGAACAAATAAAAAGGTTTATTGAAGAAAATACATTATAATTAGAAAATTTTATATAGAAGTTTGAGGATTGAGAAAAACTAGATAAAAATTTAGTTGAGTATATATTAGAATCAAATAGAAAGTGTAAAATAAAAAATAATGAAAAAGACATTATGATATAGCCGAAGTAAAAAACTTTATGAATAATGGGATTTGAAGTTAAGAAAAGTTAGATAAAAAATTAAGATATTTATATATTAAAGCCAAATAGAGAGTATAAAATAAAAGATAATAGAAAAGGTATCAAGATATAATTAAAGTATAAAAGTAAGGTTTTGAGGTTAAAAAAAGTTAGATAAAAAATTTAGGTATTTATATATTAGTGCCACATAGATAGTGTAAAATAAAAATAATAGAAAAAATATTTAGGTATGGTTAAAGTATAAAATTTTATAAGTAATAGAAATTGAAAATATGAAAAAATAATAAGAAATAGATATATATTAATAAAGGAGATAAAAAAGTGAGTAGAGAAAATTTTGTATTTAATATAGTATTTTATATAATTCTTACAGCGTTTTTTATATATATTTTTGTGAAAGAGAAGCAATTATCTAATAAAATAAAGGGATATGTAGAGAAAGTATCCAATGGATTTTGTAATATTTGTGGGATAGAGAAAGAGTCTTCAAGAAAAAAAGTATTTACAGTATTTAATGGAATAGAATCAATAGCTACAGCTATTATATTAGTACTTATTATTCAAAGATTTTATATTGGAAATTTTATGGTACCAACAGGGTCTATGGAGCCAACAATAATGCCAAAAGATAGACTTTTTGGAAATATGATAAGCTATAAATTTAGAGCTCCTAAAAGAGAAGAAATTATTGTGTTTAAAGAGCCTATCCAAAATAAAGTACTTTATACAAAAAGAGTTATGGGATTACCAGGTGAAACTGTACAGATAAAAAATAATCATTTATATGTTGATGGAAATATGATTGAGAGTAGAGAATATTCACCATTGGGAGAACTTGGAAATAATGTTTGGGTAATACCTAAAAAAGGTGATAAAGTAGAGATTATTCCTGGAATGAATTATAATGAGGCTTATATGGCTAGAAATATAAATGTTGCAAAATTACAGGAGATATTATTAGAAAATCCAGGAGAGGTAAAACAAGCTTTACCAATAATAAAGTTTTTAGTTAATGGAAAAGAAACAGGAATGATACTTGATTTAATCCATAATAAAGATATATTAGATTCACTAATGAAAGGAGAAACTATAAAATTAACATTAGAAGATGATTATTATTTAGCTTTGGGGGATAATACTAATGGTAGCTATGACTCAAGAATGTGGGGATTTGTAAAAGAGGATAGAATAAGAGGAAAAGCTTTTGTAAGATTTTGGCCTCTAAATAAAATCAAACTATTAAAGTAATGGAGATGTAGATGTTGATATTAGATTATGAAAATAGCTGTGAAGATATAGCTAGATTAGAAAAAGAGATATTTAAGTTTAGCTCTTATTCTAAAAAAGAGATAGAGGAAATGCTAGAAAATAAAAGTATGTATAAATTTATCTCTGCTAAGGAAGATGGAAAAATTCTTGGTTATATAATAATTTTTGACAATAGTGAATCATTAGAAATAATGAAGATAGGAGTAATCCCTGAAGCTAGAAAAAGAGGAATAGGGACACTATTAATAAAAGAAATGAAAAAAATGGAGAAGGATATTTTTTTAGAAGTTAGGGAAAATAATATGACAGCAATATCTTTCTATAAAGAAAATTTTTTTGTAGAAGTTGGTAAAAGAAAAAATTACTATAAAGATACAGGGGAAGCAGCAATTATAATGTGTTGGAATAGATAATGGAGAAGTCTATGGAGAAAACAAAACAAGATATAAGAAGAGAAAAATATCTAATATTATTAATTTTATTGTCTCTATATCTTTCATTGGCAGAAACACTTATCCCAAAGCCATTTCCTTGGTTAAAAATAGGATTGGCAAATATTGGGGGGATTATAGCCTTAGAAAAATTTGATAAAAAAATGGCTATTGAAGTAGTTATTCTTAGAATAATAATTCAAGGATTGATGCTTGGAACATTGTTTACTCCAGGTTTTTTAATAAGTTTTATTTCTGGAGTTACTAGTTTAGGAATAATGATATTTTTATATAAATTTAGAAATAAACTATCTCTTGTTTCTATAAGTATGGCATCAGCTTTGGTACACAATATAATACAGTTAATTGTAGTATATTTTTTATTATTTAGAAATATAAATATCAATTCAAGATATATAATTTTATTTGTGATTTTCTTTTTAGCCTTAGGCTGTATATCTGGTAGTGTAACAGGGGTTATAGGAGAAAAATTATTGCTTAGAAGGAGTGAGAAAGAATGAGAAAGTATTTTGGAACTGATGGAATGAGAGGGGAAGCCAATAGAGAATTAACAGCTGACAAGGCTATGAGACTTGGTTATGCTTTAGGATATTACTTAAAAAAAGAAAACCCTGAAAAGAAAAAATTAAAAGTTATAATGGGGTCTGATACAAGAATATCAGGATATATGTTAAGGTCAGCTTTAACAGCTGGATTAAACTCAATGGGAATTAATATAGACTTTGTTGGAGTTATCCCAACTCCTGGAGTAGCTTATATCACTCAAATAAAAGAGGCTGAAGCTGGAATAATGATATCAGCTTCTCACAACCCAGCCAAAGATAATGGAATTAAAATTTTTGGAAAAGATGGTTGTAAATTACCAGATGTTGTAGAAGAAGAATTAGAAAGTTATATGGATAATTTAGAAGAAATTATAAAAAATCCAATAGCTGGAGATGAATTAGGAAAATTTAAATATGCTCAAGATGATTATTTCCTATATAGAGACCATTTAAAATCAATAGTAAGTGGAGATTTTTCTGGAATGAAAATTATATTAGATGCAGCTAATGGTTCAGCTTATAGGGCAGCTAAAGATGTATTTTTATCTTTAGGAGCTGAAATTGTAGTAATAAATGACGCCCCTAATGGAAAAAATATTAATGTAAAATGTGGTTCTACTCACCCAGAAATTTTATCAAAAGTAGTAGTAGGTTATGAAGCTGATTTAGGTTTGGCTTATGATGGAGATGCTGATAGATTAATAGCTGTTGATAGAAATGGAAATATAGTAGACGGAGATAAAGTTATAGCTACTTTGGCTGTAGAGATGAAAAAGAAAAACTTATTAAATGATAATAGAGTTGTAACAACAGTTATGAGTAATATGGGGCTAGAAGCTTATCTAAATAAAAATGGAATAGTTTTAGTAAGAGCCAATGTAGGAGATAGATATGTTCTTGAAAAAATGAAGTTACAAGGATTAAATCTAGGTGGAGAACAATCAGGACATATTATAATGCTTGATTATGGAACTACAGGAGATGGAATTCAAACTTCATTAAAACTTGTTGAAACTCTAAGAGATGCTGGAAAATCTTTAGATGAAATAGTAAAAGATATAAAAGATTGGCCTCAAACATTAATCAATGTAAGAGTTGGAGATAATAGTAAGAAAAATTCTTGGAATGAAAATAAGAAAATAAAAGATGTTATTAGTGAAAAAGAAGTTGAAATGGGAGATAAAGGAAGAATCTTAGTAAGAACTTCTGGTACTGAACCTATTGTAAGAGTTATGGTAGAAGGTAAAGAAAAAGAAATGGTAGAAAGAATAGCTAGTGAAATAGCTGATGTAGTTAAAAATGAATTGGCATAGTAAAGATAAGATTTATCTAAAAATATAGGATAATATAAAAACTTTTGAATTACAAAAAATACAAGTTGAAAGCGTATTTTCTTTAAAATTTATATATTTTATTTATTTAAGAAAGTTTCTTGTATTGTTTACAAAATTACCTAATTTTATAAATTACAGATATATTTAAATTGATTAAAAACTTAATAATAAAATAAATTATTATATATGTGGGAGAATTTTATGAAAAAAATTTTATTAGGATTGTCATTAATATTTATTTTAGGTTGTTCTGATAGAACAGATAAAAATGGATTCTATATAACTGGAGAAAATAAAGGTATTCATAAAGAGACTAAAACCAAATATGATAAAGAAGGATATGATTGTTATGGTTTTAATAAAGATAAAATAAATAAATATACAGGAACTAATTACGATATTGATGGTTGGGATATCTCTGGA
This region of Fusobacterium perfoetens ATCC 29250 genomic DNA includes:
- a CDS encoding Gx transporter family protein, coding for MEKTKQDIRREKYLILLILLSLYLSLAETLIPKPFPWLKIGLANIGGIIALEKFDKKMAIEVVILRIIIQGLMLGTLFTPGFLISFISGVTSLGIMIFLYKFRNKLSLVSISMASALVHNIIQLIVVYFLLFRNININSRYIILFVIFFLALGCISGSVTGVIGEKLLLRRSEKE
- the lepB gene encoding signal peptidase I codes for the protein MSRENFVFNIVFYIILTAFFIYIFVKEKQLSNKIKGYVEKVSNGFCNICGIEKESSRKKVFTVFNGIESIATAIILVLIIQRFYIGNFMVPTGSMEPTIMPKDRLFGNMISYKFRAPKREEIIVFKEPIQNKVLYTKRVMGLPGETVQIKNNHLYVDGNMIESREYSPLGELGNNVWVIPKKGDKVEIIPGMNYNEAYMARNINVAKLQEILLENPGEVKQALPIIKFLVNGKETGMILDLIHNKDILDSLMKGETIKLTLEDDYYLALGDNTNGSYDSRMWGFVKEDRIRGKAFVRFWPLNKIKLLK
- the rimI gene encoding ribosomal protein S18-alanine N-acetyltransferase codes for the protein MLILDYENSCEDIARLEKEIFKFSSYSKKEIEEMLENKSMYKFISAKEDGKILGYIIIFDNSESLEIMKIGVIPEARKRGIGTLLIKEMKKMEKDIFLEVRENNMTAISFYKENFFVEVGKRKNYYKDTGEAAIIMCWNR
- the glmM gene encoding phosphoglucosamine mutase, translating into MRKYFGTDGMRGEANRELTADKAMRLGYALGYYLKKENPEKKKLKVIMGSDTRISGYMLRSALTAGLNSMGINIDFVGVIPTPGVAYITQIKEAEAGIMISASHNPAKDNGIKIFGKDGCKLPDVVEEELESYMDNLEEIIKNPIAGDELGKFKYAQDDYFLYRDHLKSIVSGDFSGMKIILDAANGSAYRAAKDVFLSLGAEIVVINDAPNGKNINVKCGSTHPEILSKVVVGYEADLGLAYDGDADRLIAVDRNGNIVDGDKVIATLAVEMKKKNLLNDNRVVTTVMSNMGLEAYLNKNGIVLVRANVGDRYVLEKMKLQGLNLGGEQSGHIIMLDYGTTGDGIQTSLKLVETLRDAGKSLDEIVKDIKDWPQTLINVRVGDNSKKNSWNENKKIKDVISEKEVEMGDKGRILVRTSGTEPIVRVMVEGKEKEMVERIASEIADVVKNELA